A region of Polyangiaceae bacterium DNA encodes the following proteins:
- a CDS encoding tetratricopeptide repeat protein: MTGRVSLRSRLCLAAVIALFALACGGSAKVKQAPALPPANPQALGKMAQAVQSANEKQKAIALLRDAVKIDPNLWEARYNLGVLLAQVGDLTDAELELSKAQALAPNAEDVVVALGEVRRRLEDPKGAVSVLEPFCKANPKAVAARIELVSALREAGEVELAIRYAREVLVRRSNDPNALAELAMSHLERGEVDAAELLVKEAEKAAPNNAIVARTSGLVSLKRGDDAVAFRQFAKASELDPKDTTARLNTGTVLLQAGIYDKAVEEFRGVLAVNPDDTMAGVGLAAALRGTGSRDKQGPYLEAEKILKQVLEREPKNVSALFNLGVLYADFLKKPAEAKPHLTKFLDLSPKSHPARPEAQKILSGTK, encoded by the coding sequence GTGACCGGCAGGGTCTCGCTCCGCTCCCGCCTCTGCCTCGCGGCGGTCATAGCGCTCTTCGCCTTGGCTTGCGGAGGCTCCGCCAAGGTCAAGCAGGCGCCGGCGCTGCCCCCGGCCAACCCGCAGGCGCTCGGCAAGATGGCGCAGGCGGTGCAGAGCGCGAACGAGAAGCAGAAGGCGATCGCCCTCCTCCGCGACGCGGTCAAGATCGATCCGAACCTGTGGGAGGCCCGCTACAACCTGGGCGTGCTCCTGGCGCAGGTGGGCGACCTGACCGACGCCGAGCTCGAGCTCTCGAAGGCGCAGGCGCTGGCCCCGAACGCCGAGGACGTGGTCGTCGCCCTGGGCGAGGTCAGGCGGCGTCTCGAGGACCCGAAGGGCGCCGTCTCCGTGCTGGAGCCGTTCTGCAAGGCGAACCCCAAGGCGGTCGCGGCTCGCATCGAGCTGGTGAGCGCGCTGCGCGAGGCCGGCGAGGTGGAGCTGGCGATTCGCTACGCCCGTGAGGTGCTGGTCCGGCGCTCCAACGACCCGAACGCTCTGGCGGAGCTCGCCATGAGCCACCTCGAGCGCGGTGAGGTCGACGCGGCGGAGCTGTTGGTCAAGGAAGCCGAGAAAGCGGCGCCCAACAACGCCATCGTGGCGCGCACCTCGGGGTTGGTCTCGCTCAAGCGTGGGGACGACGCGGTGGCGTTCAGGCAGTTCGCCAAGGCGAGCGAGCTCGACCCGAAAGACACGACCGCGCGGCTCAACACCGGCACAGTGCTGCTCCAGGCCGGCATCTACGACAAGGCCGTCGAAGAGTTCCGCGGCGTGCTCGCGGTGAACCCCGACGACACCATGGCGGGCGTCGGCTTGGCCGCGGCGCTGCGCGGCACCGGCAGCCGCGACAAGCAGGGGCCCTATCTGGAGGCCGAGAAGATCCTGAAGCAGGTGCTCGAGCGCGAGCCCAAGAACGTGTCCGCGCTGTTCAACCTGGGCGTGCTCTACGCGGACTTCTTGAAGAAGCCGGCCGAAGCCAAGCCGCACCTGACGAAGTTCCTGGACTTGTCACCCAAGAGCCATCCCGCCCGGCCCGAGGCCCAGAAAATCTTGAGCGGGACGAAGTAG
- a CDS encoding tetratricopeptide repeat protein, whose translation MSRFRRWVAAPLFLIALSPGVVSAQDSPSTPAAASDKGRIKPKGERQIGARERPTVKKKKEKKQSEKREVRLSLQIPERLRAALMKKIDQRIAKNQAKTKKLRLDAMKLLDKFINESPDDEPEMAEALMRMGELEWEDSREQFLVKFTEWEKKPTDQRGDPPNPDFSRPRSRFLRVLKNYKTFDQYDLALYVDGFMANEEAKFEEALGRFNKIIEWFPRSRFIPDAHMVRAEFEFTKEFPNFETAYKEYEEVLKYKDNELYDLALFKSAWCLWRMDRPDEAAKRFLAVFKATAEGGARRDGKKQSEIDELQAEALKNLVAVFVEDEKNRAEDMHKFLVKAGGDKFAGRIVRALAEALYDQSHYERGIEAYRLLLKLEPMAPDAYKYGLAVAQGHSTMENWGKLQEDYRWLLKEYVPPDPKSKQKPGAWVKAHNAATVAAASAAIEKQLRDDAVGLHAKAQADKTSKGEYKGAVGLYEVYLTRFARGKEAYEVHYNLAEISFYHLEDANKAADNYMAAVRLDPKGPRSRDALYNALAALEYARYKELDANKAAGKKQQETATDKKLTEAMELYIKTYPNDPDIPELLFRQGKLYYDYEIYDPAVRQFGLLVEKYPRGKYAEGAGELILDSFNKSRDYQNIETWARRLKTAPAFMAPDKQKRLNGLIVVAVFKQGEQLAEAGKHDQAASAYLRAAKEFPTEPRAAQAAVNAEVEAKKGGDLETMKAAVAILISDHRQREEAAQGAWIAANTFQEVGLFSEAADYHDVVAENFPKSQHHKDAAFNSVLLRTTVGETQKAIDSGNRFRKTYPRDESTEEVTFLMGKAYEKAEKWKDAAGIYERYTGNAKTPSGQIEAYVRLATVRVKLGEEKSAGTALSRAMDTYKQRKGQLDDSGKYFAAKAKYMQGERILAEFEAVKIEGDVKQLKDRLKKKGELLKKAADTFLGTAEMAVAEWTTASLYQIGFTYETFTKSLLNSPPPPSLGKDDQELYKQQIDEFVVPIEERALEAYESGWKKALELGIFNSWTAKMRAALGRLNSELYPPLKEIGFELQSKGPSPLPALIDGTRRTKENRSEPYLIPPPELPEKKDKDEKKDEKKDEKKGDKKAKDEKKDEKSADKKPDEEKKDEKADEKPTLTGKGVKKGGKK comes from the coding sequence GTGAGCCGATTTCGCCGCTGGGTCGCCGCCCCCCTGTTCTTGATCGCCCTGAGCCCCGGGGTCGTCTCGGCGCAGGACTCCCCCTCCACCCCGGCCGCCGCCAGCGACAAGGGTCGCATCAAGCCCAAGGGCGAGCGGCAGATCGGCGCGCGCGAGCGGCCCACGGTCAAGAAGAAGAAGGAGAAGAAGCAATCCGAGAAGCGCGAGGTACGCCTCTCTCTTCAGATCCCCGAGCGGCTGCGTGCCGCGCTGATGAAGAAGATCGACCAGCGCATCGCCAAGAACCAGGCCAAGACCAAGAAGCTCCGCCTGGACGCGATGAAGCTGCTCGACAAGTTCATCAACGAGTCTCCGGACGACGAGCCCGAGATGGCCGAGGCGCTGATGCGCATGGGCGAGCTCGAGTGGGAGGACTCCCGCGAGCAGTTCCTGGTCAAGTTCACCGAGTGGGAGAAGAAGCCGACGGACCAGCGTGGCGATCCTCCGAACCCAGACTTCTCGCGGCCGCGCTCGCGCTTCTTGCGCGTGCTCAAGAACTACAAGACCTTCGATCAGTACGATCTGGCGCTCTACGTCGACGGCTTCATGGCCAACGAGGAGGCCAAGTTCGAGGAGGCGCTCGGCCGCTTCAACAAGATCATCGAGTGGTTCCCCCGGAGTCGCTTCATCCCGGACGCCCACATGGTGCGGGCCGAGTTCGAGTTCACCAAGGAGTTTCCCAACTTCGAGACCGCGTACAAGGAGTACGAGGAGGTCCTCAAGTACAAGGACAACGAGCTCTACGACCTGGCGCTGTTCAAGAGCGCCTGGTGCCTGTGGCGCATGGACCGCCCGGACGAGGCGGCCAAGCGCTTCCTCGCGGTGTTCAAGGCCACGGCGGAGGGTGGCGCGCGCCGCGACGGCAAGAAGCAGTCGGAGATCGACGAGCTGCAGGCCGAGGCGCTCAAGAACCTGGTCGCGGTCTTCGTCGAGGACGAGAAGAACCGCGCCGAGGACATGCACAAGTTCCTGGTCAAGGCGGGCGGAGACAAGTTCGCCGGACGCATCGTGCGTGCCTTGGCGGAGGCGCTCTACGACCAGTCGCACTACGAGCGTGGCATCGAGGCCTACCGCCTATTGCTCAAGCTCGAGCCGATGGCCCCCGACGCCTACAAGTACGGCCTCGCCGTCGCCCAGGGTCACTCCACCATGGAGAACTGGGGCAAGCTCCAGGAGGACTACCGGTGGTTGCTCAAGGAGTACGTGCCGCCGGATCCGAAGAGCAAGCAGAAGCCAGGCGCTTGGGTGAAAGCCCACAATGCCGCCACCGTCGCCGCCGCCTCGGCGGCCATCGAGAAGCAGCTGCGTGACGACGCCGTGGGGCTCCACGCCAAGGCACAGGCGGACAAGACCAGCAAGGGCGAGTACAAGGGCGCGGTCGGTCTGTACGAGGTCTATCTGACGCGCTTCGCTCGCGGCAAGGAGGCCTACGAGGTCCACTACAACCTCGCCGAGATCTCCTTCTACCACCTGGAGGACGCCAACAAGGCCGCCGACAACTACATGGCGGCCGTGCGGCTCGACCCGAAGGGCCCGCGCTCGCGCGACGCGCTCTACAACGCCCTCGCCGCCCTCGAGTACGCTCGCTACAAGGAGCTCGACGCCAACAAGGCCGCCGGCAAGAAGCAGCAAGAGACCGCCACCGACAAGAAGCTCACGGAGGCGATGGAGCTCTACATCAAGACCTACCCGAACGACCCGGACATCCCGGAGCTGTTGTTCCGGCAGGGCAAGCTCTACTACGACTACGAGATCTACGATCCTGCGGTGCGGCAGTTCGGCCTGTTGGTGGAGAAGTATCCGCGCGGAAAGTACGCCGAAGGTGCCGGCGAGCTCATCCTCGACAGCTTCAACAAGAGCCGTGACTACCAGAACATCGAGACCTGGGCGCGCCGCCTGAAGACGGCACCCGCGTTCATGGCGCCGGACAAGCAGAAGCGCCTGAACGGCCTGATCGTCGTCGCGGTGTTCAAGCAGGGCGAGCAGCTGGCGGAGGCCGGCAAGCACGACCAGGCGGCGTCGGCGTACCTGCGAGCTGCCAAGGAGTTCCCCACGGAGCCCCGCGCCGCGCAGGCTGCCGTGAACGCCGAGGTCGAAGCCAAGAAGGGCGGCGATCTCGAGACGATGAAGGCTGCCGTGGCCATCCTGATCTCCGACCACCGCCAGCGCGAGGAAGCGGCGCAGGGCGCCTGGATCGCCGCCAACACGTTCCAAGAGGTGGGTCTGTTCAGCGAAGCGGCGGACTACCACGACGTCGTCGCCGAGAACTTCCCCAAGTCGCAGCACCACAAGGACGCGGCGTTCAACTCGGTGCTGCTCCGCACCACGGTCGGTGAGACGCAGAAGGCCATCGACAGCGGCAACCGCTTCCGCAAGACCTACCCCCGGGACGAGAGCACCGAGGAGGTCACCTTCCTGATGGGAAAGGCCTACGAGAAGGCCGAGAAGTGGAAGGATGCCGCCGGCATCTACGAGCGCTACACGGGCAACGCCAAGACGCCGAGCGGGCAGATCGAGGCCTACGTGCGGCTCGCCACCGTGCGCGTGAAGCTGGGGGAAGAGAAGAGCGCCGGCACTGCGCTGTCGCGCGCCATGGACACCTACAAGCAGCGCAAGGGCCAGCTCGACGACAGCGGCAAGTACTTCGCGGCCAAGGCCAAGTACATGCAAGGCGAGCGCATCCTGGCCGAGTTCGAGGCCGTCAAGATCGAAGGCGACGTCAAGCAGCTGAAGGACCGGCTGAAGAAGAAGGGCGAGCTCTTGAAGAAGGCCGCGGACACCTTCCTGGGCACGGCCGAGATGGCCGTCGCGGAGTGGACGACCGCGTCGCTCTACCAGATCGGCTTCACTTACGAGACCTTCACCAAGTCGCTGTTGAATTCGCCGCCGCCGCCCAGCTTGGGCAAGGACGACCAGGAGCTCTACAAGCAGCAGATCGACGAGTTCGTCGTGCCCATCGAGGAGCGAGCCCTCGAGGCCTACGAGAGCGGCTGGAAGAAGGCGCTCGAGCTCGGCATCTTCAACAGCTGGACGGCCAAGATGCGCGCCGCGCTCGGTCGCTTGAACTCGGAGCTCTACCCGCCGCTGAAGGAGATCGGCTTCGAGCTTCAGAGCAAGGGTCCCTCGCCGCTGCCGGCGCTGATCGATGGCACTCGGCGCACCAAGGAGAACCGCAGCGAGCCCTACCTGATTCCGCCCCCCGAGCTTCCCGAGAAGAAGGACAAGGACGAGAAGAAGGACGAGAAGAAAGACGAGAAGAAGGGCGACAAGAAGGCCAAGGACGAGAAGAAGGACGAGAAGAGCGCCGACAAGAAGCCCGACGAAGAGAAGAAGGACGAGAAGGCGGACGAGAAGCCCACGCTCACGGGCAAGGGCGTGAAGAAGGGGGGTAAGAAGTGA
- a CDS encoding radical SAM protein, with protein sequence MLGKQTALEHPRLVSVETTNHCNAKCLFCPNNALARDKGPMDQGLFEKIVEDCREFPLPAIEPFLQGDPFADPRILERLELIRRRLPDTKLRLYTNGHGMTPHKIDALLGLGIDHLYVSVNTLDPGRYRQLMGIPLERTLQNLAYLTEPTRRNRVARKLTFRMTRLGDTTLSEQDEFARYCRERGVQAFIVGLFNYKGDIPSGLPVPSYGCEHVTRLDVLASGRVTLCCMDQDGQYGWADLNQTSVLEAYNHPEARKYRAHHRAGKRRDLDPCGSCNYFWPSFHGLSPLEAARTGIEYCAYVARHRMAGRAAPRPGAVTRHGLVQLGRGRDQTAE encoded by the coding sequence ATGCTCGGCAAGCAAACCGCGCTCGAGCACCCGCGATTGGTGTCCGTCGAGACCACCAACCACTGCAACGCGAAGTGCCTGTTCTGTCCGAACAACGCCCTCGCCCGCGACAAAGGGCCGATGGACCAGGGGTTGTTCGAGAAGATCGTCGAGGACTGCCGCGAGTTCCCGTTGCCCGCCATCGAGCCCTTCCTCCAGGGCGACCCTTTCGCCGATCCGCGCATCCTGGAGCGGCTCGAGCTGATCCGCCGCCGCCTGCCCGACACCAAGCTGCGCCTCTACACCAACGGCCACGGCATGACGCCGCACAAGATCGATGCCCTGCTGGGTCTCGGCATCGATCACCTGTACGTGAGCGTGAACACGCTCGACCCCGGCCGGTACCGGCAGCTGATGGGCATCCCCCTCGAGCGCACGCTTCAGAACCTGGCCTACCTGACCGAACCCACGCGCAGAAACCGCGTCGCTCGGAAGCTCACCTTTCGCATGACGCGTCTCGGCGACACCACGCTGAGCGAACAGGACGAGTTCGCGCGCTACTGCCGGGAGCGGGGCGTGCAGGCCTTCATCGTCGGGCTGTTCAACTACAAGGGGGACATCCCGAGCGGCCTGCCGGTGCCGAGCTACGGCTGCGAGCACGTCACCCGCCTGGACGTCCTCGCCAGCGGGCGAGTCACGCTGTGCTGCATGGACCAGGACGGGCAATACGGCTGGGCCGATCTGAACCAGACCAGCGTGCTCGAGGCCTACAACCACCCGGAAGCCAGGAAGTACCGGGCGCACCACCGGGCGGGGAAGCGGCGAGACCTCGACCCCTGCGGCAGCTGCAACTACTTCTGGCCGAGCTTCCACGGTCTCTCGCCGCTGGAGGCCGCCCGAACGGGCATCGAGTACTGCGCCTACGTGGCGCGGCACCGCATGGCCGGCCGCGCGGCCCCTCGGCCCGGGGCGGTGACCCGCCACGGGCTGGTGCAGCTCGGGCGGGGTCGCGACCAGACCGCCGAGTGA
- a CDS encoding IgGFc-binding protein: MKTGKTRGMVGFLRFGAVMALLSGLGAACASSEDELGANQPGGPKIDFCSTGGDGFTCSGAVAVDCSDKSKKVDCAAQGKTCHQGVGCVTCTPGTGSCENGKASVCRPDGAGYLSYDCDEAQGMACTPGGCMGACAWGSLGSSYLGCDYYPTVTLNNGLWKGFEFAVVVSNVGQKPANVLITKGSEEVQKLTLEPGKLEVVRLPWVKELKGPDPNFMGQPQPPGNSSLVKQGAYRVRSDQPIAAYQFNPLDYEIDPIPADCPDPADSPGCFSYSNDASLLLPAHMLRERYTVATWPTLGCKAAFYTITATHDDTEVQLKTRGNIVPGGGFDSTGQGYAKLNKGDVLQMISTPTGGPFCFDSPGSDVTGSVVDASKPVQVIAGHGCANIPAPETQACDHIEEVMFPDETLGKEYVVAPPATPSGPNPEAQQTLRIIAVQDDTEVSFDPPGVHETIVIGRNSPPIELRYLRDSVRVKADKPLIVAQFMQGTDKNGDESVSGDPAQSMAIPTGQYRNEYTFLAPENYTSSWVDVVARVGAKVQVDEQVVSDFAPIGESGWGVAHVKLGPGSVHHAKAEKAFGITVYGYGDWTSYMYPGGLNLGTINPSVK; the protein is encoded by the coding sequence ATGAAGACCGGGAAAACCAGGGGAATGGTGGGCTTTTTGCGGTTCGGCGCGGTGATGGCGCTGCTCTCGGGCCTCGGGGCGGCCTGCGCCAGCTCGGAGGACGAGCTCGGGGCGAACCAGCCGGGAGGCCCCAAGATCGACTTCTGCTCGACCGGCGGCGACGGCTTCACCTGCAGCGGCGCGGTCGCCGTCGACTGCTCGGACAAGAGCAAGAAGGTGGACTGCGCGGCGCAGGGAAAGACCTGTCATCAGGGAGTCGGCTGCGTCACCTGCACTCCGGGTACGGGGAGCTGCGAGAACGGCAAGGCCAGCGTGTGCCGCCCGGACGGGGCGGGCTACCTGAGCTACGACTGCGACGAAGCTCAGGGCATGGCCTGCACGCCCGGGGGCTGCATGGGCGCCTGCGCCTGGGGCTCACTCGGGTCGAGCTACCTCGGCTGTGACTACTACCCGACAGTGACGCTGAACAACGGGCTCTGGAAGGGCTTCGAGTTCGCCGTGGTGGTCTCCAACGTGGGCCAGAAGCCCGCCAACGTGCTGATCACCAAGGGCAGCGAAGAGGTCCAGAAGCTCACCCTCGAGCCGGGCAAGCTCGAGGTCGTGCGCCTGCCCTGGGTCAAGGAGCTCAAAGGGCCCGACCCGAACTTCATGGGTCAGCCCCAGCCGCCGGGCAACAGCTCGCTGGTGAAGCAGGGCGCGTACCGCGTGCGCAGCGACCAGCCCATTGCCGCCTACCAGTTCAACCCCCTCGACTACGAGATCGACCCCATCCCAGCCGACTGCCCCGATCCTGCGGACTCTCCCGGCTGCTTCTCGTACTCGAACGACGCCTCGCTGCTCCTGCCGGCGCACATGCTCAGGGAGCGCTACACCGTGGCGACCTGGCCGACCTTGGGCTGCAAGGCGGCGTTTTACACCATCACCGCCACGCACGACGACACGGAGGTCCAACTGAAGACGCGCGGGAACATCGTCCCCGGGGGCGGGTTCGACTCCACGGGTCAAGGTTACGCCAAGCTGAACAAGGGCGACGTGCTCCAGATGATCTCGACGCCCACCGGCGGCCCCTTCTGCTTCGACTCGCCTGGCAGCGACGTTACGGGCTCGGTGGTCGACGCCTCCAAGCCCGTGCAGGTCATCGCCGGCCACGGCTGCGCCAACATCCCCGCCCCGGAGACTCAGGCCTGCGACCACATCGAAGAGGTGATGTTCCCCGACGAGACCCTGGGCAAGGAGTACGTCGTCGCGCCACCAGCCACGCCGAGCGGTCCGAACCCGGAGGCGCAGCAGACTCTGCGGATCATCGCGGTGCAGGACGACACCGAGGTCAGCTTCGACCCGCCCGGCGTCCACGAAACCATCGTGATTGGTCGGAACAGCCCGCCCATCGAGCTCCGCTACCTGCGGGACAGCGTGCGCGTCAAGGCCGACAAGCCGCTGATCGTCGCGCAGTTCATGCAGGGCACGGACAAGAACGGGGACGAGAGCGTGAGCGGCGATCCGGCGCAGTCGATGGCCATTCCTACCGGGCAGTACCGGAACGAGTACACCTTCCTCGCTCCGGAGAACTACACCTCGAGCTGGGTCGACGTCGTCGCCAGGGTGGGCGCCAAGGTTCAGGTCGACGAGCAGGTCGTGAGCGACTTCGCGCCCATCGGCGAGAGCGGCTGGGGAGTGGCCCACGTGAAGCTCGGACCGGGCAGCGTTCACCACGCGAAGGCCGAGAAGGCCTTCGGCATCACCGTCTACGGCTACGGCGACTGGACCAGCTACATGTACCCGGGCGGCCTGAACCTGGGGACCATCAACCCGAGCGTGAAGTAG
- a CDS encoding transporter — protein MVALLGSSPFLLLMVVAGLGYLLGKVQVGGFGLGVAAVLFVGLGVGALDETLKLPELVFQLGLILFVYTVGLSSGPGFFAALRARGLRDNLLVVGCVALAGVAMVLAARLLGIKGTYAAGLFAGGLTNTPALAAVLDYSRDHARGEAALIEPVIAYSVAYPMGVLGVLIVIYALQRAFRTDYAAEARAAQGTGLVPEEIVDVTLRVTQTDFVGRTLGDLQAEFGWPVVFSRHRHGDDVLLAKRTTRLSEGDLLSVIGSKKSTREVTEILGEPSAEPLLRDRSVIDFRRVFVSSHEAVGKKIRELSLPQRFGAVLTRVRRGDVDFLARADMELEPGDRVRVVAPAERIKDVSAFFGDSMKALSEIDVGVFGLGVALGLLLGMVPLPLPGGLSFKLGLAGGPLIAGLVLGALGRSGPVVWHMPYNANLTLRQFGLILFLAGVGTRSGGAFVHTLSSGSGLVLFAVGVALTVLVAGSALLVGHKLLKVPMGLMIGIVSGLHTQPAVLAFSSEQAKNELPNVGYATVYPMATVAKIVAAQLIVAFLP, from the coding sequence GTGGTCGCTCTGCTCGGCTCCAGCCCGTTCCTCTTGCTGATGGTGGTGGCGGGCCTCGGCTACCTGCTCGGCAAGGTGCAGGTCGGTGGTTTCGGTCTCGGTGTCGCCGCGGTGCTGTTCGTGGGTCTCGGCGTCGGCGCGCTCGACGAGACGCTCAAGCTTCCGGAGCTCGTGTTTCAGCTCGGCCTGATCCTGTTCGTCTACACCGTGGGGCTGTCGAGCGGACCAGGCTTCTTCGCCGCGCTGCGCGCGCGTGGTCTGCGTGACAACCTGCTGGTCGTCGGATGCGTGGCGCTTGCTGGCGTGGCCATGGTGCTGGCCGCGCGCCTGCTGGGCATCAAGGGCACCTACGCCGCGGGGCTCTTCGCCGGTGGCCTGACCAACACGCCCGCGCTGGCGGCGGTGCTCGACTATTCGCGCGACCACGCGCGGGGTGAGGCCGCGCTCATCGAGCCGGTCATCGCTTACTCCGTGGCCTACCCCATGGGGGTGCTCGGGGTGTTGATCGTCATCTACGCGCTGCAGCGTGCGTTCCGCACGGACTACGCCGCCGAAGCCCGGGCTGCCCAGGGCACCGGGCTGGTCCCCGAGGAGATCGTGGACGTCACTCTGCGTGTCACCCAGACGGACTTCGTCGGGCGCACGCTGGGCGATCTTCAGGCGGAGTTCGGCTGGCCGGTGGTGTTCAGCCGGCACCGGCACGGCGACGACGTGCTCCTGGCCAAGCGCACCACGCGCCTGTCGGAGGGTGATCTGCTCAGCGTGATCGGCAGCAAGAAGAGCACGCGGGAGGTCACCGAGATCCTGGGGGAGCCGAGCGCCGAGCCTCTGCTCAGGGATCGCAGCGTGATCGACTTTCGCCGCGTGTTCGTCTCCAGTCACGAGGCCGTGGGCAAGAAGATCCGGGAGCTGTCGCTGCCCCAACGCTTCGGCGCGGTCTTGACCCGCGTGCGCCGCGGGGACGTGGACTTCCTCGCACGGGCCGACATGGAGCTCGAACCCGGCGATCGCGTACGCGTGGTGGCCCCCGCCGAGCGCATCAAGGACGTGAGCGCGTTCTTCGGCGACTCGATGAAGGCGCTGTCCGAGATCGACGTCGGCGTGTTCGGGCTGGGCGTGGCGCTCGGGCTCCTGCTCGGGATGGTCCCCCTGCCGCTGCCGGGTGGGCTCAGCTTCAAGCTCGGGTTGGCAGGAGGTCCGCTGATCGCGGGGCTGGTGCTCGGCGCGCTCGGGCGCAGCGGTCCCGTGGTCTGGCACATGCCCTACAACGCGAACCTCACGCTCCGTCAGTTCGGTCTGATCCTGTTCTTGGCCGGCGTGGGCACTCGCTCCGGCGGAGCGTTCGTGCACACGCTCTCGAGCGGCAGCGGGCTCGTGCTATTCGCGGTCGGCGTGGCGCTGACCGTGCTGGTTGCCGGCTCGGCGCTCCTCGTCGGGCACAAGCTCTTGAAGGTCCCGATGGGCCTCATGATCGGCATCGTCTCCGGACTGCACACGCAGCCGGCGGTGCTCGCGTTCTCGTCCGAGCAGGCGAAGAACGAGCTGCCCAACGTCGGCTACGCCACCGTCTACCCGATGGCGACGGTCGCGAAGATCGTGGCGGCGCAGCTGATCGTGGCATTCCTGCCCTGA
- a CDS encoding VWA domain-containing protein, with the protein MNLRSGSVSLAVCLLATPAGAHDEVQGTRSEKVYERSHEVRASLHRGYVELRVRRRVENQGARHDQAMFWISTPAGAAATGLKTLGSLGGRPKWFAGELMEAEAAAARYKELTGIGGYYPKDPALLSWRSQGQLLLQVFPVAPKDSKTIEYTLLAPTEYKDGAHRYVLDGLGTPALRAELELAAPSRGDKLLLDGKAAGPGARLTPALDASTELGLVPKTSEPLGGELGVAATGKRFVTHFSVEAAPRVASVPKGAQIVVVLDASRSVPDALLDAQKAAAAAYLSHFRDAEVEVLTFDRVVHRRYGKLVSAERARRDLTALPIEQKNGSAVDQALAEAEKILAGTALGKPRRLVLTSDALVRSALKPERIRAAVGASGAVVHLGVLRDYAVSLSRDDEHAWAPAIRSTGGLVWRAGASDDADDKKQMREVYEEWARPLRVDHLKLYSPDLEVGTITERPELLDEGQGFERLLFTDKDVSWLRVEGELWSKPVRRVIHADVAAGKRWASLVFGSQLLDELSEPEMMKLAMHGGAVSPVTSYLAIEPGVRPSTEGLDWSGGSGQGFGSGLASVRMGATSTSGRARPLDRDKWLRDELGKSFVACGGKPGTASISLETTFAEVVDVTRVELGGLKDPLLERCVTEAAWDLVLPVQFDEEWTTWAVSL; encoded by the coding sequence GTGAACTTGCGCTCTGGCTCGGTTTCGCTGGCAGTTTGTCTCCTCGCGACCCCCGCGGGCGCCCACGACGAGGTCCAAGGGACCCGCAGCGAAAAGGTCTACGAGCGGAGCCACGAGGTGCGCGCCAGCCTGCACCGAGGGTACGTCGAGCTTCGCGTGCGTCGCCGCGTGGAAAACCAAGGTGCTCGCCACGATCAGGCAATGTTCTGGATCTCGACCCCGGCTGGCGCTGCCGCCACCGGCCTCAAGACTCTGGGCTCGCTCGGAGGGCGTCCTAAGTGGTTCGCCGGAGAGCTGATGGAGGCCGAAGCGGCCGCAGCCAGGTACAAGGAGCTCACCGGGATCGGCGGCTACTACCCAAAGGATCCCGCCCTGTTGTCATGGCGCTCGCAGGGCCAGCTCCTGCTTCAGGTCTTCCCGGTCGCACCCAAGGACTCCAAGACCATCGAGTACACGTTGCTCGCACCCACCGAGTACAAGGACGGCGCACACCGTTACGTCCTGGATGGGCTCGGCACGCCCGCGCTGCGGGCGGAGCTCGAGCTCGCCGCGCCGAGCCGCGGTGACAAGCTGCTGCTCGACGGCAAGGCGGCTGGGCCAGGAGCGAGGCTCACCCCGGCGCTCGACGCGAGCACCGAGCTCGGGCTGGTCCCCAAGACCAGCGAGCCCCTCGGGGGCGAGCTCGGCGTGGCAGCCACGGGCAAGCGCTTCGTCACCCACTTCTCGGTCGAGGCCGCTCCACGCGTCGCCAGCGTACCGAAGGGCGCGCAGATCGTGGTGGTGCTCGACGCCTCGCGCTCCGTTCCCGACGCCCTGCTCGACGCACAAAAAGCCGCCGCGGCCGCCTACCTGAGCCACTTCCGCGACGCCGAGGTGGAGGTGCTCACCTTCGATCGCGTGGTGCACCGCCGCTACGGCAAGCTGGTGTCGGCGGAGCGCGCGCGGCGCGATCTGACGGCGCTGCCCATCGAGCAGAAGAACGGCAGCGCGGTAGACCAGGCATTGGCCGAAGCAGAGAAGATCCTCGCCGGCACTGCTCTGGGCAAGCCCCGCCGGCTCGTGCTCACCAGCGACGCGCTGGTGCGCTCGGCGCTCAAGCCCGAGCGGATCCGGGCCGCCGTCGGCGCGAGCGGCGCGGTGGTGCACCTGGGGGTCTTGCGCGACTACGCGGTGTCGCTGTCGCGCGACGACGAGCACGCCTGGGCACCGGCGATCCGCTCGACTGGAGGTCTGGTCTGGCGAGCGGGCGCCAGCGACGACGCCGACGACAAGAAGCAGATGCGTGAGGTCTACGAGGAGTGGGCGCGTCCGCTGCGCGTCGATCACCTGAAGCTCTACTCACCCGATCTGGAGGTGGGGACCATCACCGAGCGGCCCGAGCTGCTCGACGAGGGGCAAGGCTTCGAGCGGCTGCTGTTCACCGACAAGGACGTGAGCTGGCTGCGGGTCGAGGGCGAGCTCTGGTCGAAGCCCGTGCGACGCGTGATCCACGCGGACGTCGCCGCGGGTAAGCGCTGGGCGTCGCTGGTGTTCGGCAGTCAGTTGCTCGACGAGCTGAGCGAGCCGGAGATGATGAAGCTCGCGATGCACGGCGGCGCGGTGAGCCCGGTCACCAGCTACCTGGCCATCGAGCCCGGCGTACGCCCGTCCACCGAGGGTCTCGACTGGTCGGGCGGCAGCGGCCAAGGCTTCGGCAGCGGACTTGCCAGCGTGCGCATGGGCGCGACGAGCACGAGCGGGCGCGCTCGACCGCTCGACCGCGACAAGTGGCTGCGAGACGAGCTCGGAAAGAGCTTCGTCGCCTGCGGCGGAAAGCCGGGGACGGCGAGCATCTCGCTGGAGACGACGTTCGCCGAGGTCGTGGATGTGACCCGGGTCGAGCTCGGCGGGCTCAAGGATCCGCTGCTCGAGCGCTGCGTGACGGAAGCCGCCTGGGACCTCGTCTTGCCGGTGCAGTTCGACGAGGAGTGGACGACCTGGGCCGTGTCCCTGTGA